In a genomic window of Zingiber officinale cultivar Zhangliang chromosome 9B, Zo_v1.1, whole genome shotgun sequence:
- the LOC122024286 gene encoding protein GLUTAMINE DUMPER 2-like, with amino-acid sequence MRPMNGFHVTGAAVAAPPSSTVHRPTSLPHSAWHSPVPYLFGGLAAMLGLIAFALLILACSYWKLSGYLDADDGRDASADSEAAGGGDTLVKPSPPESFVVIMAGDCKPTFLATPAAGGSAASSFNGRSGEAGEAAAALADAKKTAESAVSSQGGDATQGSRSSD; translated from the coding sequence ATGAGGCCGATGAATGGATTCCACGTCACGGGCGCCGCGGTGGCGGCGCCGCCGTCGTCGACGGTCCACCGCCCCACCAGCCTTCCGCACTCGGCGTGGCACTCCCCCGTCCCGTACCTCTTCGGCGGGCTCGCCGCGATGCTCGGCCTCATCGCCTTCGCGCTCCTCATCCTCGCCTGCTCCTACTGGAAGCTCTCCGGCTACCTCGACGCCGACGACGGAAGAGACGCCTCCGCGGACTCGGAGGCCGCCGGCGGCGGCGACACCCTCGTGAAGCCTTCGCCCCCGGAGAGCTTCGTCGTCATCATGGCCGGAGACTGCAAGCCCACCTTCCTCGCCACCCCCGCCGCTGGAGGCTCCGCCGCGTCTTCTTTCAACGGCAGAAGCGGCGAGGCAGGGGAGGCCGCCGCCGCCCTGGCGGACGCGAAGAAGACGGCGGAGAGCGCGGTGAGCTCACAGGGCGGTGACGCGACCCAAGGCAGCCGATCGAGCGATTGA